The Phormidium yuhuli AB48 DNA window GGCCTATCTCTCATCGAGTCTGTTGGCGGCGGTGAATCGTCTCTTGTTCTTACCGGAGTTCTTTACGGCGATCGGCTTTGGCTATTCCCTGCGCTTTGGCTATCGCAATGTCTTGTATGCCAGCGATCGCCAAAAACTGGTGGGACGAGCCAATGACCTCAAGTTAAAAGTCTTGGGAACCGATGTCGAACTGCCCCCCAACGCCGTACAGCAGGTGGCCGATAAACCGGCGATCGCCCCTGAACCCGAACCAGCCGCAGCGCCAGAACTGCCCGCCGCCGCTGAGGAGGAGTCCACCGCTCCTGTAACTCATAGTAGCCCTGGCAATGGCGTTGATGAGTTACGCTATCTGTTTATCTGCTCCCAAGTGGAACTGTTAGACTCCCCCGAGGCTCTCGATGGAATTGCTTATGCTAGCCAAAGCGAGGGTCTAGGAATTGGCATCGTCAGTGCTGACGGTGACAAGTGTGAACGCTGCTGGAACTACTCGACCCATGTGGGGGACTCTCAGGAGCATCCCAGCATCTGTGAACGTTGCGTCAGCGCCTTAGCCGGTCAGTTTTAATCCCCATCCCGATTGCTCATCACCTGAAGCGGCCCACAACTCTTGTCAGTGGTGGGCCGCTTCATTTAGTTGTTGGGTCGCAACCTTCGTTCCTCTACAATGTTGCCAACGATGATGTTGAACCGACATGATGTACAGTGCTGCTGATTGGATTGAGACCCTAGGCTTGGTTCCTCTCCCGGAAGAAGGGGGACTGTATCGCGAACTCTATCGCTCTGATGAGGTAATTCCTCAATCTGCCCTCCCAGACCGCTTTGGGGGCGATCGCACCTACTGCACCTCCATCTACTATCTCCTAGAACACCCGGAATTCTCCGCCTTCCACCGGATCCAACAGGAAGAAATCTGGCATTTCTACGAGGGAAGTCCCTTAACCCTAGCCATACTCACCCCCCAAGGAAACCTCTCTCAGCAGACCCTCGGACGCAATTTTAAGGCTGGGGAACGGCTACAAGTGGTGATTCGCCGGGGGGATTTGTTCGCCGCGACAGTGGATGAGGCGGGAGGTTATAGCTTAGTTGGCTGTACCGTGGCCCCCGGCTTTGAGTTTGCCGATTTTGAGGCCCCGAGTCGGGACAGCTTGCTACAGGCTTATCCTCAACATCGAGCGGTCATTGAGCAGTTGACGCGCCCGAGTTGAGCCGTTAAGACCTTATCAGAGCTTGGATATGGGGAATCAGGTGCGGTTGATGGCTGAGAAGCTGGTGGAGGCGATCGCCCAATAGACTCAGAATCAAATCGTGATAGCTCATCTGATGCTGTTCCAAGCCTTGGGCCACTAAACTGGTGCTATGGGCGGTGGGTCGTTTCAAATCGGGTTTAGGATTGGCTTCGAGGACATAGAGTTGACCCGCTTCATCTTGTCTCAGGTCAATCCGCACTAAGCTCGTCAGGTTAAAGGCCTGATAAATCTCCTGGCCAATCGCCTCAAGTTGCGATCGCAGCCTCCCTTCCGCCGCCTCCTCCCCAGACAACAGCCGCATCCGTTCCTGACTCATTCCCTTCGCATCCATCGAGGTAAAGATTCGCTCCTGGGGTTCCAACACTCGCTCAATGGCTGAAAAGGCAAAGGGAGTCCCATGATTCTCAAACACACCCTCACGATGGAGAATCGGTCCCGATACCGAGATACAAAACTCCCGTCCCGGTAAATAGGTTTCAATCAAGGCCGTATTCGCCGTCAGACGATGAACGTTCGCCACCGCCTCCCCTAACCCCTCAACCTCATCCACCACAAAAACATTCACCGAGGCTCGTCCCGACACCGGTTTGACCACAAACGCCCCCCGATAGTCCCCAAACAGCCGTTGAAACTGGGGATGGGTTTGGGGATTGAAGGGACCTTGAAAGGGATGAGCCACCATAAAGGGAGCCGTCGCAATTCCCAGAGCCTGTAACTCCCGCTTAAAGGCGTGTTTATTATCCAAAATGGAACTATTGAGGGGATTATGACCGAGATAGGGAACCCCCAGCATTTCCAACATCGCCGGCGTATGACAAACCGGGTCATAGCCTTGTACGCCACCGGTATTGAGCCAGGCTAGATGAATCCCCTGTTGTTTCAGGGTTTGGGGAAGGGTCATATCGTCAGCCAAGAGACTCACCTGTTCAAACCCCACTTCCCTGAGGGCCTCGGCAATATCTTTGGCGACGGTGTGATAGGTTTTCGTGGAGCGGGGATTGTGGGTGGGGTAGATGACGGCTCCCGGTTGGGTTTTGTCCCCGCCGTGAATCACCGCCAGGCGTAGGGGCGATCGCAGACGCTGTATGAGCGCCCTTAACTGGGTAACATCGTAAGCCACGGTGGACTGTATTGTAGAATTTGCGGAATCAAAGCGCATAGACGGCTGACCAAGTTAGAGATTACCGAGTGTCAGGGGTTCCAGCTTGCGGCTGAGCAGCCGTCGAAGCCGTGACCGATTGGGTTGCACTGCCACTGGACCGGGTTAGATAAATCCCTGACAGTACCATGACAAATGCTAGCCAGTTCGTCCAGTCCAAGAGTTCGGCAAAGACAAGCCAAGCCAGAATTGCCGTCAAAATCGGTTCTAGGAGGAGAAAGACAGCAATAAATCCGGAGGAGAACTGTTTGAGGCTATAGACGAGTAATCCTTGCCCCAAAACCTGACAGACTAGGGCCAGAGCCACAACCGCCAGCCAGACTTGCCAGGTTTGGGGGAAGAGCTGTTCTTCCAAGAGCCAGGTCATCGGAAGCAGGAGCAGCGAACCAATGCCACAACGCCAGAGGAGAATGGTGGAGGTGGGAAAGCGCGATCGCAACCGCTCAACCAGGAGTAAATTACTGCCATAGAGGATGGCGGAGAGTAAGGCTAAGCCATCCCCGAGAAGATGCTCCTGGCCAATCTGGAAATCTTCCACACCGATGGCGATCGCCCCCAACACAGCAATCAGGGTTCCCACCAGGAAACGTCGGTCAAAGTGTTGGCCCAACAGCAGCCAGCCCCCTAAGCTAGTAAAAATGGGGGTTAGATTACGCAGTAGAGTCGAGTTAGCGATACTGGTTTCCGTCAGGGACTCGGCCCAAAGGACAACGGAAGCAGAGGATACAGCCGCCACAGCCATCAGTTGTACAATATCGTCGACGTGGTATGTGACCGGTGCTTGCCAGTCGAGGGGAGAGTCTTGTCGCCATTGCTTGAGGCTGTTTAGAAGCCAAAAGGCCAGTGTGGCGATGGCTAAACGATTAAAAACCGTTGCATTCGCCCCGAGTTCCTGTTCCGCCAGGCGGATAAAAATGGCAGCACAGGAGACGGCGAGTAACGCCAGTCCCAAGGTTAGGAGGGGAACCCATTTTAGAGGGGGGGTTTCCCGACCTCTCTCGATGGCAGATTTAACGAGTTCAGTCATGTCTTTAATCTGTCCTTAACCAGGGCATCAAGACCCCTCTCTTTTCCGTTAGATTGAGTTTGAATAATGAGTTAATTATGACAGATTTATCTAGATTATCGGGTTCACTTGAATAATTTATCGTAGCGATTAACGATTGACTAGGGTTTAGGGTAAGATAAAGTAATGAAGATTGGACATTTCAACTTTGCTCCTTGCCCAAGGCATTTCGGCATCATCCTCATCTGAAGTTGTCCATTGGTTGAATAAGGATAGGCATCATCTCGTGGAAATTATTACTATTTCAATGCTTGGTTTGGGCTTGGCAGCTGATGCCTTTGCCGTGTCCCTGACCAGTGGACTGTACATCCGCCACCTCAAATTACAAAAAGCCTTAAAAGTGGCGATCGCATTTGGCATTTTCCAGGCGATTATGCCTCTAATGGGATGGGGCATGGGGGTAGGATTTCGGGATTACATTATCCGCTACGACCATTGGGTCGGGTTTATTCTTCTGGGCATTCTCGGTGCCCGCATGATTCATGAAGCGATTAGCCAGGATGAGGAGACGGAACCCTTTAACCCGATGAAGTGGGAGACTCTCGTCTTTATGGCAGTTGCCACCAGTATTGATGCTTTAGCGGCGGGGTTAGGTTTAGCCGTGTTGCAAACTCCAATTCTCTTCACCGTCGCCGTGATTGGGGTCATTACCTTCTGGCTTTGTCTGGGAGGAGTATATATCGGCCATCATTTCGGCGATCGCTTTCAGGACAAAGTAGAAATCCTCGGTGGACTGATTCTCATTGCGATCGCCATCCGTATTTTGTGGGAAGGATTGGCGTGATAGAGGGAACAGGGAACAGGGAACAGGGAACAGGGAACAGGAGGCAAGAGGCAAGAGGCAAGAGGCAAGAGAAAAGACGTAGGGGCGTACCCTTGTGGTCGCCCGAGGCAAGAGGCAAGAGGCAGTAGGGGGGATGGCCCAAAGGGTGGGTTCTCCCCGCAGGGCAAATCCACATCAAACCAAAACAAAAGCCGCTCAACTAAGTCGAGCGGCTTTTATCTTAAAGGTGGCGGGAGGCGGATTTGAACCACCGACCTTCGGGTTATGAGCCCGACGAGCTACCAGACTGCTCTATCCCGCGTCGCCTTTACTACTATAACCAAAGCGAGAGGCAATTGGCAACCCCTCGGGCAAACTTTTTTTCAGCTAGACCAAGCCAAACATCGCTCAATCCCTTACAGCATCACCAATTCACCCTCGATATTGAGTCGCTTAAACTCATTAATCACCGTGAACCGTTCCGCGAGAGCATCGGCATTGTCCGGTTGAATCCAGCCCAACTGGCGCAACAGATGTAGGGCAACCGCATATTTAGCCCGTTTAGAGCCGTCAGTGACCTTAATCGCCAGCCCCATGCCATCTCCGAGACGACCCACACATTGAATCCCCTCCGCCCCAGCTTTACTCACCAGAGAGCCATTGCTAATCCGCATCACTTCCGTATCAAAATGGCCCTCACCACCGACCATATCAGGGTGATGAGTCATCGCTCGGACAATCCGCTCCATATCGAGGCTATCCCCAGAGGCCAATTGGGCAAAGAGGGAAGCCATCTGGTTTAACTGCATAAAGTAAGTGGGCGCACCACAGTCGTCCCGGGCCACCATCAACTCATCTGGGGGCATTTGTAGCAACTCCGCCACTTTGCCTAAAATTAGGGTTTGTACCGGGTGATTGCGTTTGAGATAGGTGGTTAGGGGCAGTTGTCGCTGTTGACAGACCGCTAACATCCCAGCGTGTTTGCCCGAACAGTTATGTTCCAGGGGCGATCGCTTGCCCGGGGGAATGGGACATTGCAACTGATCTGGCTCGATGGACGCTTGCCAGAGAATGCGGAAAACTTGACGAAGCTGCTCGATATTGCCCTGGTGGGAGCCACACATAATCGCCAAATCGCGATCGCTGAGGTTATAGCGTTCTAAGGCTCCGGTGGAGGTGACGGCGAGGGCTTGAAAGGGTTTGAGGGCTGAACGGATAAAGGCGGCCGTTTCTGGGTCACCGGCCGCCGAGAGGACGCGCCCCCGGCGATCGCAGACTACGGCTTGGACGTGATGTTTCGACTCGACAATGCCCTCTCGTAACAGTTGCACTTCGAGGGGGTGCGTGTGATGACGTTTGGCCATAGAGATAGGATCTTCAGTAACACAACAGATCGGACAGGACTAGGCAAGGCTCCAGGCGATCGCACTCACCCCAACTACTAATCCTAACCCGATGGCGGTGCGACGCAACCGTTGAAAAATGGGTCGAAGTTGATACTCGACAATTAGGCGATCGCGGGCTAACACGGATTCGGTTTTTGTCCAAGTTTGTCCGTCGTACCAGCCCGATTCCTCATACACCACCACTGGATTCTGGAGGCGATCGCAGACATACTTCCAGCCCAGAAACAGCCGTAACAGTGCCAAACCCACTACGGCACTGGCTCCGAGGGTGGCACTGAGCAGAAATTGCAGGGGGAACCGCTCTGGGGCAAAGCTAGCGGCTGCAATGGGGGCAACAATGAGCCAACTGGGAAGCCCAATCCAAGCTAAGGCTTTGAGGTAGCTGCCGAGGGTTCCCTGACTAGCTCGGAAGAGACAGCCTTCTTTGAGAGCCTGATATTCCTGAATCGGTTGTTGTTCTCGGGGAACCGGGCATCGCGACAGATCGAGATCGTTCATACAACGTCGTGGGAACGGCTAGGAGGATACATGAGAGGGGAGCAAGGCGGAGATGTCAATCCGTTCAGCATGTCCCCAAAAAGCTTCAAGATTATAAAACTCTCGTTCTTCGGGCATCAGGATATGAACCAGCACATCCCCGTAGTCTTGCAACACCCAAATCCCCTCAGATAAGCCCTCAACCCGGACCGGACTCCGCTCTAAATCCAGTTCAACTTGGGCTTGGACAGCTTGGGCGATCGCCCGCACCTGAACCCGTGAAAATCCAGTGACAATGATGAAATAATCAGCCAGGTAGGAGACTTCTTCAACCCGCAAGACAATGATATTGTCCCCTTTGCGGTCTTCGGCTCCTTGGACAGCGGCTACGACAAGCTGATAACTCTCGGAGGGCTGATCAGCGGTGTGAGTGGAGGATGGAGCAGGGGAATGAGGCTTTTCGGTCATACAAGTTTTGGGGAACTTCAATGAGAACTATTTGATTCTTTTATTTTTGTTGATATCCTAGCAGACCTGGACTTTGAATGCAGAGGCGGCTGCTACGGCCGAGACTTGCGATCGCATCCCCTATGAAAATTGCTACTTGGAATGTCAACTCAATTCGCACCCGCCAGGGACTGGTCTGTGACTGGCTTCGCGCCAACCCGGTTGAGGTGTTATGTGTCCAGGAAACGAAGGTCATTGATGCCGACTTTCCCCGCGATCCCTTTGAATCTCTGGGCTATCATCTCGCTGTCTCGGGGCAGAAGTCCTATAACGGCGTGGCGATCTTCAGCCGCCTCCCCTTAGAAGAGGTGGATATCGGCTTCGGGGCCCTGCTTCCCCCAGAACAGGTGGGGAACCTCGATGAGCAGAAACGGGCGATCGCCGCCACTGTCGGAGGAATCCGTCTGATTAACCTCTATGTGCCCAACGGCGGTGAGTACAACAGTGACAAATACGACTACAAACTCCGTTGGCTGAATCTGTTATACGATTATCTCCAACACACCCTTGACAAATACAAGGACTTATGCATCTGTGGGGACTTTAACATCGCCCCCGATGACCGAGATATTCATACCCCTCCGGGAAAAACCCCGGTTGTGGGAACCACGGCGGCTGAACGAGAGGCCCTAGAGCGATGTTTAGGGTTGGGGCTGGCCGATGCCTTTCGTAAGTTCAACCAAGAGGACAAACAGTATAGCTGGTGGGACTATCGAGCTGGGGCCTTCCCTCGCAATCGGGGTTGGCGCATTGACCATCATTATCTGACCCCAGAGCTATATCAACGGGCAACAGACTGTACCATTGACCGAGAGCCTCGGCAATGGACCAAACCCAGCGACCATACCCCAGTGATTGTGGAATGGCCCGATTAGTCGTCAGAGGAATTTTGGGGTGAATCTTGGGGTTGGCGATCGCGCTGACGAGCCACAATTAAGTTACTGCGAGCCAGCTCATCCTCAGGATTGAGATTGAGGGCCTGTTGAAAGGCTTCCACAGCCTCCCCATAGCGTTCTAAATCAAACAGGGTTGCCCCTAAATTGTTCCAAGCATTGGCATAATCAGGGTTAAGGTCTAGGGCGGTGCGGTGAGCGTCCAGAGACTCCTCATAGCGTTGCAGATAGGCTAAGGAGACTCCCATATTGTCCCAGGCCAGCTCCACCCCACTATCTCCCCAGCGGCCATCCCCCTCAATGGCGGCCCAACAGGAGTCTACTGCCCCTTGGTGGTCTCCCAAATTCCCTAAAGTGGCACAACGGTTCGCCAGAGCTAGAGAGTAATTGGGAGCCAACTCCAGGGCGCGATTATGAGACTCTAAGGCCGCCTCAGAATCTCCCAGTTCATCGAGAGCACTGCCGCGATTAGTCCAGGTGCGTTCATCCTCCGGATCGACTTCAATCAGGGCATCACAGGCGGCGATCGCCTCCTGATCCGTCGCCGCCATGCAAATGTCGTACCATTCTTGAATCTGAGCTTCATCCTCTCCATCTGAGGGAGATTCCGGCAATCCCGGGAGAGGTAGGGCGACCAAACTCACGAGAACAATAGATCCGCCACCAATAGCTTTCACAAGACCATTCATAATGTTGTAGGGGCATAGAGACAATGCCCCCCTATTCTGCCCGAAATTATGCCGGTTGTTGGAGAAGACCGTCCAGTTCTCCCTTTGTATCTAAGGCATGTAAGTCATCGCAACCACCAATATGTTGGCCATTGATGAAGATTTGTGGCACACTCCTACGTCCATTTGCCCGTTCTGCCATTTTATCCCGGGCCTCCTCATCTCTATCGATATTATGTTCTGTAAACTCGACACCCTTCCGTTTTAAGAGGGATTTGGCACGGATACAGTAGGGACAGAAGGTCCAGGTGTAGATTTCGACGTTAGCCATAACTGAGCAGGCGATCGCGCAACAACCCTTTAATCTTAGCAAAACGTTACGATTTGCGGGAGTTATAGAGAACAGGGGGGCAGTCATTCGATTCCTGGAATCCCTAGAACGTGATGCCAATGTTCAAATTATTCCTCGCGCGTCCCCCCGCAGCAATTCCCCTAAGTCAGTCTGAACCCTCACCCAACATCGCCATGGTCGCCGCCACCTGGGAACACTAGATTGATCGCCATCCCCAACGCCACCCTCAGCCCCAACAGTCCATAAATCTTAAGTATTGTTGCTCAACTGAGCGTCGCTTTCCCTTAAAATTAAATCAGTCCCTTTAGAAAAAATAAGCAGAAGTTATGTCAGCCCCCGCACCGAACGGACAAGCGCTTCTGTCCGATCGCGAACTAGAAGTCATCGAACTCGTCGCCAACGGCCTAACCAATCAAGAAGTCGCCGATAGCCTAGAACTCAGCAAACGAACCATCGATAACCATATCAGTAACATTCTCAGTAAAACCAAAACCGAAAACCGGGTCGCTCTGGTAAGATGGGCGTTGCGCTGGGGCAAAGTCTGTCTCGACGAGGTCAACTGTTGTACCCTTCCCTACCGTAGCACCCAGGCCTCAGCCTCGGACATGCTGACGGACTGAAACCCCTCAACCTCTACAATCCCTAACCCGTATCGTTAAACCTGACCATGCGACAATGCTGGACCATTCCCACCCTTCCCCTGGCCGTCTATCGGGAAGTGGTTGCCCATCTGCGTCAAGTCGAGGGGGTAGCCGCCGGCCTACTCCCCCAAACCGCCCCTAACTTTGACCCCAAACTCAGTCAAGTGGGCGGCCTCTGGCTGGAACTTCCCGACAACGCCCCCGCCGATCAGCAAAATCGCCTCAACGCCATCCTCCAGTATTATGGCGATCGCGCTCAACAGTCCTGGCAGCCCCTAGAGGCGCAAAACTAAGGGCATCCCCCCAGTTTTGACCATAATTTAATCGTTTCTCAACCCATGACGACGCTGCAAGCCCTGCGGGGAACTCGGGATATTCTGCCCGATGAAATCGCCTATTGGCAACTCGTAGAAACCACCGCCCGCGACATCTTAACCCGCGCCAATTACCAAGAAATTCGCACCCCCATCTTCGAACAAACCGAACTGTTCCAACGGGGAATTGGTGAAGCTACCGATGTGGTTGGCAAAGAAATGTATAGCTTCAGCGATCGCGGCGATCGCTCCCTCACTCTACGGCCCGAAGGAACCGCCGGAGTCGTTCGCGCCTATATCGAACATAACCTCTTCGCCGCCGGTGGAGTTCAACGCCTCTGGTACACCGGCCCCATGTTCCGTTACGAACGCCCCCAAGCCGGCCGACAACGCCAGTTTCACCAAATTGGCTTAGAACTTCTCGGAACCGACGCCCCCCGGGCCGACGCCGAAGTCATCGCCCTAGCCAGCGATATCCTCCAAGCCCTAGGCCTAAAAAACCTGCATCTCGCCATCAACTCCGTCGGCCAGGGAGACGATCGCGATCGCTACCGTCAAGCCCTCATCGACTACTTCAGCCCCTACCAAGACGAAATTGACGCCGACTCCCGCGATCGCCTCAGCCGCAACCCCCTACGCATCCTCGACAGCAAAGACGAACGCACCCAGGCGATCGCCCAAAATGCCCCCAGCATCCTCGACTACCTCAGCGATGACTCAAAACGTCATTTCGACCGAGTTTGCGCCCTCCTAGAGCAACTGAGCATCCCCTATGACCTCAATCCACGACTGGTACGGGGCTTAGACTACTACACCCACACCGCCTTTGAAATCCAATCCGACGACCTGGGGGCCCAGGCCACCGTCTGCGGCGGCGGACGCTACGACGGCTTAGTGGAACAACTCGGCGGAAAACCCACCCCCGCCGTCGGTTGGGCCATTGGCTTAGAACGCCTCATTCTCCTACTCCAACAGCTTCGAGACAGCCCCAACCCCCATCCCGACTATTATGTCGTCTCCCGAGGGGAACAAGCCGAAGCCCAAGCCCTCTGTCTAACCCAACAATTACGTCAAGCGAACCTCGCCGTGGAACTCGACTTAAGTGGAAGTGCCTTTGGCAAACAGTTCAAACGGGCTTCTCGCAGTGGGGCAAAGGCGTGTTTAGTCTTAGGAGATGCCGAGGCCGCCGAGGGAACGATTAACCTGAAATGCCTAGAGAGTGGTGAACAAGAAAGCCTGAAGCAGTCAGAGTTATTGGAGGTTCTTAAAAAGAAAGGCAAAAGGCAATAGGCAAGAGGCAAGAGGGTAAGAGGGGAACCACAGAGTCACAGAGGACACAGAGGACACAGAGGACACAGAGGACAATGTAGGGGCGAACGGCTGTTCGCCCTCCCCCGGCTATTGCCTATTGCCTCTTGCCTTTCTGCCTACTGCCTATTGCCTATTGCCTTTCTTCCCCTATTGCCTCCAAAACCCCAAAACCCAAGGCCCGAGGTTTCCGTTGCAGTTCCTGGGCTAAATGGAGGGCAGCTTGGCGACCAATCCGGGTCTCGAAGACAGAGGAAAAAACGACATCCGGCTGAAACTGCTGACAGAGTTGGCGTAGCCGTCGCGGTGATCCGATGATAGCGGCTTTGATGACGATAATTCCTGACCAGCCTCGTTGTAACCAGGTCTCTAAATCTCGGAGATTGGCGACCGATTCATCTAGGGCGATGGGGACTACTCCCTGATGGTGTAGAGTCTCTAAGTCCTGCCAGGCTTCCGGGGGCCGGGGCTGTTCCAAATAGTCCACAGGCTGCCCCTCACAGGCCCCTAACCAGGCTTGGGCCTCCTCTTGGCTTAACCCCCCATTGGCATCTAGGCGTAAGCGACTATGGGGGGGGAGGTCCTGGAGGAGTTGCTGAAACCAATCTTGTTCTTGCTGCATTCCCTCCACGGCGATTTTCCATTTGAAACAAGGGGAGGGACCCCAATGGTCGTTGGGCGTAGTTTGTAATCGCTTGAGGGCGGCCTCCCCTGTGGGGAGAAGCTGACAATAGGGGAAGTTGGGCTGTAAAGGGGGGTTGGGATATCTCAGGAGGGCCTCTCGGGCGGATTCTAGGGCAAACTGACAGGCCGGATAGCGATCGCCAATGGAGAAAATGTCCCCGTCGTCGAGATGGCCCTGGAAGCCTTGACAGAACTCATGGGCCGCTTCTAGAGACTCTGATCCAAAGTCGGGGAGAGGGGCAATTTCTCCCCAACCTTCTCGCTGGCCATCGCTGAGTTTGATGAGAAGCCCTTGACGACGTTTCCATAGCCCATGATGGGTTCTTAGGGGGCGGCGAAAGGGATAGTCATAGGGCTGGAGAGTTAGAGAATACATCGAGGCTGGGGGTGGGGTGAGGGCTGCGAACGCCCTCGGGGTTTCGCGAAATAGAAATTACAGGGTAAGACCAATCCCAAGCAGAAGTCCACTTAGGAAGTGTAAGTTAACGGCAATGAATTTGCAGTTACTCACCTGTTGCGGTTGGTTGTGGTGACGTTGGACATGGCGACAGAGTTGGATGGCGATGGGGAGACTCAGGAATGTCAACAACACCCAGGGGGAGAGATAGCCGAGGCTGATAGCCATCGCCAACGCCAGAAACATCAGTCCCGTCGCATAATTCAGGAGAGTCGCCCCCCGTTGGGTTCCCAGACGGACAATGGGCGATCGCTTCCCGGCGGCTTGGTCGTCCTCCACTTGGTGGAAGTGAGAACAAAAGAGGATAATACTGGTACTGATGCCAATAAAGCTTGAAGCCACCAGAAAGGGGATGGGATGATGGAGTAAGCCCTGCCAAGACTGAGTTTGACTGTAGTAGGCCGCCGCCAGGGCCATCGGACCAAAGGTGAGAAAGCAAATGGGTTCTCCCAGGCCGCGATAGCCGAGACGGAATGGGGGGCCCTGGTAACTGTAGCCGAGGGCGCAACAGCCGATAATCAGAGTCAGGACTGTGACATCCTGTTGCCAAACCGCGATCGCCACAATTCCCGCAAG harbors:
- a CDS encoding cupin domain-containing protein, whose protein sequence is MMYSAADWIETLGLVPLPEEGGLYRELYRSDEVIPQSALPDRFGGDRTYCTSIYYLLEHPEFSAFHRIQQEEIWHFYEGSPLTLAILTPQGNLSQQTLGRNFKAGERLQVVIRRGDLFAATVDEAGGYSLVGCTVAPGFEFADFEAPSRDSLLQAYPQHRAVIEQLTRPS
- a CDS encoding D-alanine--D-alanine ligase family protein, which encodes MAYDVTQLRALIQRLRSPLRLAVIHGGDKTQPGAVIYPTHNPRSTKTYHTVAKDIAEALREVGFEQVSLLADDMTLPQTLKQQGIHLAWLNTGGVQGYDPVCHTPAMLEMLGVPYLGHNPLNSSILDNKHAFKRELQALGIATAPFMVAHPFQGPFNPQTHPQFQRLFGDYRGAFVVKPVSGRASVNVFVVDEVEGLGEAVANVHRLTANTALIETYLPGREFCISVSGPILHREGVFENHGTPFAFSAIERVLEPQERIFTSMDAKGMSQERMRLLSGEEAAEGRLRSQLEAIGQEIYQAFNLTSLVRIDLRQDEAGQLYVLEANPKPDLKRPTAHSTSLVAQGLEQHQMSYHDLILSLLGDRLHQLLSHQPHLIPHIQALIRS
- a CDS encoding DMT family transporter, with the protein product MTELVKSAIERGRETPPLKWVPLLTLGLALLAVSCAAIFIRLAEQELGANATVFNRLAIATLAFWLLNSLKQWRQDSPLDWQAPVTYHVDDIVQLMAVAAVSSASVVLWAESLTETSIANSTLLRNLTPIFTSLGGWLLLGQHFDRRFLVGTLIAVLGAIAIGVEDFQIGQEHLLGDGLALLSAILYGSNLLLVERLRSRFPTSTILLWRCGIGSLLLLPMTWLLEEQLFPQTWQVWLAVVALALVCQVLGQGLLVYSLKQFSSGFIAVFLLLEPILTAILAWLVFAELLDWTNWLAFVMVLSGIYLTRSSGSATQSVTASTAAQPQAGTPDTR
- a CDS encoding manganese efflux pump MntP; the protein is MLGLGLAADAFAVSLTSGLYIRHLKLQKALKVAIAFGIFQAIMPLMGWGMGVGFRDYIIRYDHWVGFILLGILGARMIHEAISQDEETEPFNPMKWETLVFMAVATSIDALAAGLGLAVLQTPILFTVAVIGVITFWLCLGGVYIGHHFGDRFQDKVEILGGLILIAIAIRILWEGLA
- a CDS encoding asparaginase, yielding MAKRHHTHPLEVQLLREGIVESKHHVQAVVCDRRGRVLSAAGDPETAAFIRSALKPFQALAVTSTGALERYNLSDRDLAIMCGSHQGNIEQLRQVFRILWQASIEPDQLQCPIPPGKRSPLEHNCSGKHAGMLAVCQQRQLPLTTYLKRNHPVQTLILGKVAELLQMPPDELMVARDDCGAPTYFMQLNQMASLFAQLASGDSLDMERIVRAMTHHPDMVGGEGHFDTEVMRISNGSLVSKAGAEGIQCVGRLGDGMGLAIKVTDGSKRAKYAVALHLLRQLGWIQPDNADALAERFTVINEFKRLNIEGELVML
- a CDS encoding CGLD27 family protein; the protein is MNDLDLSRCPVPREQQPIQEYQALKEGCLFRASQGTLGSYLKALAWIGLPSWLIVAPIAAASFAPERFPLQFLLSATLGASAVVGLALLRLFLGWKYVCDRLQNPVVVYEESGWYDGQTWTKTESVLARDRLIVEYQLRPIFQRLRRTAIGLGLVVGVSAIAWSLA
- the rsfS gene encoding ribosome silencing factor — protein: MTEKPHSPAPSSTHTADQPSESYQLVVAAVQGAEDRKGDNIIVLRVEEVSYLADYFIIVTGFSRVQVRAIAQAVQAQVELDLERSPVRVEGLSEGIWVLQDYGDVLVHILMPEEREFYNLEAFWGHAERIDISALLPSHVSS
- the xth gene encoding exodeoxyribonuclease III, translating into MKIATWNVNSIRTRQGLVCDWLRANPVEVLCVQETKVIDADFPRDPFESLGYHLAVSGQKSYNGVAIFSRLPLEEVDIGFGALLPPEQVGNLDEQKRAIAATVGGIRLINLYVPNGGEYNSDKYDYKLRWLNLLYDYLQHTLDKYKDLCICGDFNIAPDDRDIHTPPGKTPVVGTTAAEREALERCLGLGLADAFRKFNQEDKQYSWWDYRAGAFPRNRGWRIDHHYLTPELYQRATDCTIDREPRQWTKPSDHTPVIVEWPD
- a CDS encoding tetratricopeptide repeat protein, producing MNGLVKAIGGGSIVLVSLVALPLPGLPESPSDGEDEAQIQEWYDICMAATDQEAIAACDALIEVDPEDERTWTNRGSALDELGDSEAALESHNRALELAPNYSLALANRCATLGNLGDHQGAVDSCWAAIEGDGRWGDSGVELAWDNMGVSLAYLQRYEESLDAHRTALDLNPDYANAWNNLGATLFDLERYGEAVEAFQQALNLNPEDELARSNLIVARQRDRQPQDSPQNSSDD
- the grxC gene encoding glutaredoxin 3; amino-acid sequence: MANVEIYTWTFCPYCIRAKSLLKRKGVEFTEHNIDRDEEARDKMAERANGRRSVPQIFINGQHIGGCDDLHALDTKGELDGLLQQPA
- a CDS encoding helix-turn-helix domain-containing protein, which codes for MSAPAPNGQALLSDRELEVIELVANGLTNQEVADSLELSKRTIDNHISNILSKTKTENRVALVRWALRWGKVCLDEVNCCTLPYRSTQASASDMLTD
- the hisS gene encoding histidine--tRNA ligase; translated protein: MTTLQALRGTRDILPDEIAYWQLVETTARDILTRANYQEIRTPIFEQTELFQRGIGEATDVVGKEMYSFSDRGDRSLTLRPEGTAGVVRAYIEHNLFAAGGVQRLWYTGPMFRYERPQAGRQRQFHQIGLELLGTDAPRADAEVIALASDILQALGLKNLHLAINSVGQGDDRDRYRQALIDYFSPYQDEIDADSRDRLSRNPLRILDSKDERTQAIAQNAPSILDYLSDDSKRHFDRVCALLEQLSIPYDLNPRLVRGLDYYTHTAFEIQSDDLGAQATVCGGGRYDGLVEQLGGKPTPAVGWAIGLERLILLLQQLRDSPNPHPDYYVVSRGEQAEAQALCLTQQLRQANLAVELDLSGSAFGKQFKRASRSGAKACLVLGDAEAAEGTINLKCLESGEQESLKQSELLEVLKKKGKRQ